The following proteins are co-located in the Procambarus clarkii isolate CNS0578487 chromosome 4, FALCON_Pclarkii_2.0, whole genome shotgun sequence genome:
- the LOC123749271 gene encoding mucin-22-like, which yields MMPHNRGIKVRETVCPYVSTSTGDRTRNFSKTNPKRCPPSCQATDSATTSSAFDDSATTPTVSDGSATIPTAFDDSATTPTVSDGTATIPTASDGTATTPTASDGTATTPTVSDGSATTPTVSDGTATIPTASDGTATTPTASDGTATTPTASDGTATTPTASDGTATTPTASDGTTTTPTASDGTATIPTASDGTATTPTASDGTATTPTASDGSATTLTASDGSATTPTASDGTATTPTASDGTATTPTASDGTATTPTASDGTATTPTASDSVVFPITPTASDGSATIPTASDGSATIPTAFDGTATTPTAFDGTATTPTAFDGTATTPTAFDGTATIPTAFDGTATTPTAFDGTATTPTAFDGTATTPTASDGTATTPTAFDGTATTPTAFDGTATTPTAFDGTATTPTAFDGTATTPTASDGTATTPTASDGTATTPTAFDGTATTPTAFDGTATTPTAFYGTATTPTAFDGTATTPTASDGTATTPTAFDGTATTPTAFDGTATTPTAFDGTATTPTAFDGTATTPTASDGTATTPTASDGTATTPTAFDGTATTPTAFDGTATTPTAFDGTATTPTAFDGTATTPTAFDGTATNPTAFDGTATTPTAFDGTATTPTAFDGTATTPTAFDGTATTPRAFDGTATTPTAFDGTATTPTAFDGTATTPTASAL from the exons ATGATGCCCCACAACAGGGGCATCAAAGTGCGAGAAACAGTTTGCCCatatgtctccacctccaccggggatcgaaccaggaacTTCAGTaaaacgaatccgaagcgctgtccacccagctgtcaggcgaccGACAGTGCCACAACATCCTCGGCCTTTGATGATAGTGCAACAACACCCACGGTCTCTGATGGTAGTGCAACAATACCCACGGCCTTTGATGATAGTGCAACAACACCCACGGTCTCTGATGGTACTGCAACAATACCCACGGCCTCTGATGGTACTGCAACAACACCCACGGCCTCTGATGGTACTGCAACAACACCCACGGTCTCTGATGGTAGTGCAACAACACCCACGGTCTCTGATGGTACTGCAACAATACCCACGGCCTCTGATGGTACTGCAACAACACCCACGGCCTCTGATGGTACTGCAACAACACCCACGGCCTCTGATGGTACTGCAACAACACCCACGGCCTCTGATGGTACTGCAACAACACCCACGGCCTCTGATGGTACTACAACAACACCCACGGCCTCTGATGGTACTGCAACAATACCCACGGCCTCTGATGGTACTGCAACAACACCCACGGCCTCTGATGGTACTGCAACAACACCCACGGCCTCTGATGGTAGTGCAACAACACTCACGGCCTCTGATGGTAGTGCAACAACACCCACGGCCTCTGATGGTACTGCAACAACACCCACGGCCTCTGATGGTACTGCAACAACACCCACGGCCTCTGATGGTACTGCAACAACACCCACGGCCTCTGATGGTACTGCAACAACACCCACGGCCTCT gactctgttgtttttccaatAACACCCACGGCCTCTGATGGTAGTGCAACAATACCCACGGCCTCTGATGGTAGTGCAACAATACCCACGGCCTTTGATGGTACAGCAACAACACCCACAGCCTTTGATGGTACAGCAACAACACCCACGGCCTTTGATGGTACAGCAACAACACCCACGGCCTTTGATGGTACAGCAACAATACCCACAGCCTTTGATGGTACAGCAACAACCCCCACGGCCTTTGATGGTACAGCAACAACACCCACGGCCTTTGATGGTACAGCAACAACACCCACGGCCTCTGATGGTACAGCAACAACCCCCACGGCCTTTGATGGTACAGCAACAACACCCACGGCCTTTGATGGTACAGCAACAACACCCACGGCCTTTGATGGTACAGCAACAACACCCACAGCCTTTGATGGTACAGCAACAACACCCACGGCCTCTGATGGTACAGCAACAACACCCACGGCCTCTGATGGTACAGCAACAACACCCACGGCCTTTGATGGTACAGCAACAACACCCACGGCCTTTGATGGTACAGCAACAACACCCACGGCCTTTTATGGTACAGCAACAACACCCACAGCCTTTGATGGTACAGCAACAACACCCACGGCCTCTGATGGTACAGCAACAACCCCCACGGCCTTTGATGGTACAGCAACAACACCCACGGCCTTTGATGGTACAGCAACAACACCCACGGCCTTTGATGGTACAGCAACAACACCCACAGCCTTTGATGGTACAGCAACAACACCCACGGCCTCTGATGGTACAGCAACAACACCCACGGCCTCTGATGGTACAGCAACAACACCCACGGCCTTTGATGGTACAGCAACAACACCCACGGCCTTTGATGGTACAGCAACAACACCCACGGCCTTTGATGGTACAGCAACAACACCCACAGCCTTTGATGGTACAGCAACAACACCCACAGCCTTTGATGGTACAGCAACAAACCCCACGGCCTTTGATGGTACAGCAACAACACCCACGGCCTTTGATGGTACAGCAACAACACCCACAGCCTTTGATGGTACAGCAACAACACCCACGGCCTTTGATGGTACAGCAACAACACCCAGGGCCTTTGATGGTACAGCAACAACACCCACGGCCTTTGATGGTACAGCAACAACACCCACAGCCTTTGATGGTACAGCAACAACACCCACGGCCTCTGCCTTGTGA